CGTAGATCCTCAAGCGGGTCCTGCCGCGCTGTCGGTTCGCTTCACCGGTCACACAGTGGATGTTCGCACAGCCGGGGCCGAGCGGTCACCCCCGCACGCCGGTACGATCGAAATGTGACCAGCTCCCCCGCACCCCTCGCCGACCTCGACAGCGAAGAGCTCCGCGCCGCGCACGCGGAGTTCGCCCGCGCCTACGACGAGCTGAAGGCCACCGGACTCGCCCTCGACCTCACCCGCGGCAAGCCCTCCGCCGAGCAGCTCGACCTCTCCGACGCCCTGCTCCGCCTCCCCGGCGGCGAATACTGCGACGCCGCCGGAACCGACCTGCGCAACTACGGCGGCCCGAGCGGCCTTCCCGAACTACGCTCGATCTTCGCCGGCGCGCTCCGAGTGCCGGTGCCACAGTTGCTCGCGCTCGGCAACTCGAGCCTCACGATCATGCACGACACCATCGCCCAGGCGCTCCTGCACGGCGTCCCCGGCGGCGAGCTGCCCTGGGGCCGTCAGGCGATCAGCTTCCTGACACCGGTGCCCGGCTACGACCGGCACTTCACCATCCTGGAACGCTTCGGAATCCGCATGATCCCCGTCCCCATGAACGAGGACGGCCCCGACATCGAGACGGTCGCCTCTCTGCTCGCCACCGACGACAGCGTCAAGGGGATGTGGTGCGTTCCGGTGTACTCCAACCCGACCGGAGCGGTGTACAGCAACGAGATCGTCCGCCAGCTGGTCTCGCTGCCGGCCGCGGGCGACTTCCGCCTGTTCTGGGACAACGCCTACGCCGTCCACCACCTCAGCGACGACGTTCCGGAACCGATCGACGTCCTCGCCCTGGCCGCCGCCGCCGGCAACCCGGACCGTCCGCTCGTCTTCGCCTCCACCTCGAAGGTCACCTACCCCGGCGCCGGCGTCGCGTTCATCGGGGGCTCCGAAGCGAACATCGCCTGGTTCCAGCGCAACAGCGCCGCGCAGAGCATCGGCCCGGACAAGCTCAACCAGCTCCGTCACGCGCAGCTGCTGGGGGACGAGGACGGGCTGACCGCGCACATGGCGAAGCACCGCGCTCTCCTGGAACCGAAGTTCGCCGCGGTGGACGAGGTGTTCCGGGCGCGGCTGGAGCCGTGGGGCGCCGGGTCGTGGAACGCGCCGAAGGGGGGCTACTTCGTCAGCCTCGACGTGCTGGACCGCTGTGCCAAGCGCGCGGTGCGGCTCGCCAAAGAGGCCGGCATCGCGGTCACTCCAGCCGGGGCGACCTTCCCCCACGGCGAGGACCTGCGCGACGCGAACATCCGCATCGCGCCGACGTTCCCGCCCTTGAGCGAACTGCGCACCGCCCTCGACGGACTCTGCACCGCCATCCTGCTGG
This genomic window from Leifsonia xyli subsp. cynodontis DSM 46306 contains:
- a CDS encoding aminotransferase class I/II-fold pyridoxal phosphate-dependent enzyme, which produces MTSSPAPLADLDSEELRAAHAEFARAYDELKATGLALDLTRGKPSAEQLDLSDALLRLPGGEYCDAAGTDLRNYGGPSGLPELRSIFAGALRVPVPQLLALGNSSLTIMHDTIAQALLHGVPGGELPWGRQAISFLTPVPGYDRHFTILERFGIRMIPVPMNEDGPDIETVASLLATDDSVKGMWCVPVYSNPTGAVYSNEIVRQLVSLPAAGDFRLFWDNAYAVHHLSDDVPEPIDVLALAAAAGNPDRPLVFASTSKVTYPGAGVAFIGGSEANIAWFQRNSAAQSIGPDKLNQLRHAQLLGDEDGLTAHMAKHRALLEPKFAAVDEVFRARLEPWGAGSWNAPKGGYFVSLDVLDRCAKRAVRLAKEAGIAVTPAGATFPHGEDLRDANIRIAPTFPPLSELRTALDGLCTAILLAETEALLTERT